In uncultured Desulfovibrio sp., the sequence CTGTGCCGAAAAAACGGGCTGCAATGCCCACTGGCTCTTTTTTGGCAAAGGCCCCATGTTTCTGCCCGCCGGCCGGGACGGTCTGCCGCCGGAGGCCACGGCCCCGGCGGACAGCGTGGACATGATCACGGTGCCGCTGGTGGAGGCCCGCCTTTCTGCCGGAACCGGCAGCATGGAGGTGAGCAGCGAGCGCGGCGGCGGCCATGCCTTCCGCAGCGACTTTCTGCACCGCAAGGGCAATCCCAAGCGCATGGTGCTCATGCGCGTTTCCGGAGACAGCATGGAGCCGGAAATCTTTGACAATGACCTGGTGCTGCTGGATCAGGGCCAGAAGGAGATCACCCCGGGGCGCCTCTATGCCGTCGGCTTTGAGGATGCCATCTATATCAAGCGGATCGACAAGCTGCCGGGCCAGGTCATCCTGCGCAGCGTCAATCCGGCCTACCCGCCCGTAACCCTGGACCTGCGCGGCGACTGTGCCGACCAGTTCCGGGTCATCGGCCGGGTGCTCTGGTCCGGCCGCGAATACAAATAGGCCCGCTGACCAGGCCC encodes:
- a CDS encoding helix-turn-helix transcriptional regulator, coding for MSASPAFTDMIARLMRALNAHSDAELARALDISPQSVHGARRRGEVPPSWVQLCAEKTGCNAHWLFFGKGPMFLPAGRDGLPPEATAPADSVDMITVPLVEARLSAGTGSMEVSSERGGGHAFRSDFLHRKGNPKRMVLMRVSGDSMEPEIFDNDLVLLDQGQKEITPGRLYAVGFEDAIYIKRIDKLPGQVILRSVNPAYPPVTLDLRGDCADQFRVIGRVLWSGREYK